The following coding sequences are from one Anolis sagrei isolate rAnoSag1 chromosome 6, rAnoSag1.mat, whole genome shotgun sequence window:
- the LOC132779490 gene encoding salivary glue protein Sgs-3: METGNDLTTRSWTSATIWSARNDARTTTSASTSTPTSIAARARARANPSRGTSSSLTNSSTYAIRPSCSLFGSPGTSNGSTHAIRPSCNLFGTLSTSTSSTHAIGPSCSLFGTPGTRSPRPSRPCRPWPLSPRSSSPRRSSPRRSCPRHSSPRCNSPRCYSPRCNSPRSNNSRPSRPRPSSPGPRSPGPRSPRTSSTRPTSPSSNRSSSPRPTSTRLTNTRPTSTKPIRNGTSNSTATSNISVATWSSNSPTTISLHSTSSLYVITIRINTRWSF, from the coding sequence ATGGAAACGGGAAATGACCTTACAACCAGGTCCTGGACCAGCGCAACCATTTGGAGTGCCAGGAATGATGCCAGGACCACCACCAGTGCCAGCACTAGCACCCCCACCAGCATCGCGGCCAGGGCCAGGGCCAGGGCCAACCCCAGCCGGGGCACCAGCTCTAGCCTCACCAACAGCTCCACGTATGCCATCAGGCCCAGCTGCAGCCTCTTTGGCAGCCCCGGCACCAGCAACGGTTCCACGCATGCCATCAGGCCCAGCTGCAACCTCTTTGGCACCCTCAGCACCAGCACCAGTTCCACGCATGCCATCGGGCCCAGCTGCAGCCTCTTTGGCACCCCCGGTACCAGGAGTCCCAGGCCCAGCAGGCCCTGCAGGCCCTGGCCCCTCAGCCCCAGGTCCAGCAGCCCCAGGCGCAGCAGCCCCAGGCGCAGCTGCCCCAGGCACAGCAGCCCCAGGTGCAACAGCCCCAGGTGCTACAGCCCCAGGTGCAACAGCCCCAGGTCCAACAACTCCAGGCCCAGCAGGCCCAGGCCCAGCAGCCCCGGGCCCAGGAGCCCCGGGCCCAGGAGCCCCAGGACCAGCAGCACCAGGCCCACCAGCCCCAGCAGCAACAGGTCCAGCAGCCCCAGGCCCACCAGCACCAGGCTCACCAACACCAGGCCCACCAGCACGAAGCCCATCAGGAATGGCACCAGCAACAGCACCGCCACCAGCAACATCTCCGTTGCCACCTGGAGCTCCAACAGCCCCACCACCATCAGCCTCCACAGCACCTCCTCCCTCTATGTCATCACCATCCGTATCAACACCAGGTGGTCCTTCTAA